The Lampris incognitus isolate fLamInc1 chromosome 17, fLamInc1.hap2, whole genome shotgun sequence genome contains a region encoding:
- the map2k6 gene encoding dual specificity mitogen-activated protein kinase kinase 6 isoform X2, which produces MSQPKGVRGSKRKPVLKLSKEVFEQPPPAAIPPRDLDSKACVTIGDKNFVVKADDLEQISELGRGAYGVVDKMRHVPSGVIMAVKRIRATVNTQEQKRLLMDLDISMRTVDCFYTVTFYGALFREGDVWICMELMDTSLDKFYKQVKEKGMTILEDILGKMAVSIVKALEHLHSNLQVIHRDVKPSNVLINTQGQVKMCDFGISGYLVDSVAKTMDAGCKPYMAPERINPETNQKGYNVKSDIWSLGITMIELAILRFPYDSWGTPFQQLKQVVEEPSPQLPADQFSPEFVDFTSQCLKKNSKERPNYTELMQHPFFTSHEAKETDVASFVKVILGD; this is translated from the exons TCAGAGGGA GTAAGAGGAAGCCGGTGCTCAAGCTCTCCAAGGAGGTGTTTGAGCAGCCTCCTCCTGCTGCAAT ACCCCCTAGAGACTTGGATTCGAAGGCTTGTGTGACCATCGGAGATAAG AATTTTGTGGTGAAGGCAGATGACCTGGAGCAGATCAGCGAGCTGGGCCGAGGGGCGTATGGCGTGGTCGACAAGATGAGACACGTGCCCAGTGGTGTGATCATGGCTGTCAAG CGGATCCGGGCCACAGTGAACACTCAGGAGCAGAAGAGGCTGCTTATGGACCTCGATATCTCAATGAGGACCGTGGACTGTTTCTACACAGTCACCTTCTACGGAGCACTGTTCAGAGAG GGCGATGTGTGGATCTGTATGGAGCTCATGGACACCTCTCTGGATAAGTTCTACAAGCAGGTGAAAGAGAAGGGGATGACCATCCTCGAGGACATCTTGGGCAAGATGGCCGTCTCG ATAGTAAAAGCTCTGGAGCACCTGCACAGCAATCtgcaagtcatacacagag ACGTGAAGCCGTCCAACGTGCTGATCAACACGCAGGGCCAGGTGAAGATGTGCGACTTCGGGATCAGCGGATACCTGGTGGACTCGGTAGCCAAGACGATGGACGCCGGCTGCAAACCCTACATGGCG CCGGAGAGGATTAACCCGGAGACGAATCAGAAGGGCTACAACGTGAAGTCCGACATCTGGAGTTTAGGAATCACGATG ATTGAGCTGGCCATCCTGCGCTTCCCGTATGACTCATGGGGCACGCCCTTCCAGCAGCTGAAGCAGGTGGTGGAAGAACCATCGCCCCAGCTTCCTGCCGACCAATTCTCCCCCGAATTTGTGGACTTCACCTCCCAGTG CTTAAAGAAGAATTCCAAAGAGCGGCCAAACTACACAGAACTCATG CAACATCCCTTCTTCACTTCCCACGAGGCCAAAGAGACTGACGTGGCGAGTTTTGTTAAAGTCATCCTGGGGGACTGA
- the map2k6 gene encoding dual specificity mitogen-activated protein kinase kinase 6 isoform X1, giving the protein MSQPKGGKRKPVLKLSKEVFEQPPPAAIPPRDLDSKACVTIGDKNFVVKADDLEQISELGRGAYGVVDKMRHVPSGVIMAVKRIRATVNTQEQKRLLMDLDISMRTVDCFYTVTFYGALFREGDVWICMELMDTSLDKFYKQVKEKGMTILEDILGKMAVSIVKALEHLHSNLQVIHRDVKPSNVLINTQGQVKMCDFGISGYLVDSVAKTMDAGCKPYMAPERINPETNQKGYNVKSDIWSLGITMIELAILRFPYDSWGTPFQQLKQVVEEPSPQLPADQFSPEFVDFTSQCLKKNSKERPNYTELMQHPFFTSHEAKETDVASFVKVILGD; this is encoded by the exons GTAAGAGGAAGCCGGTGCTCAAGCTCTCCAAGGAGGTGTTTGAGCAGCCTCCTCCTGCTGCAAT ACCCCCTAGAGACTTGGATTCGAAGGCTTGTGTGACCATCGGAGATAAG AATTTTGTGGTGAAGGCAGATGACCTGGAGCAGATCAGCGAGCTGGGCCGAGGGGCGTATGGCGTGGTCGACAAGATGAGACACGTGCCCAGTGGTGTGATCATGGCTGTCAAG CGGATCCGGGCCACAGTGAACACTCAGGAGCAGAAGAGGCTGCTTATGGACCTCGATATCTCAATGAGGACCGTGGACTGTTTCTACACAGTCACCTTCTACGGAGCACTGTTCAGAGAG GGCGATGTGTGGATCTGTATGGAGCTCATGGACACCTCTCTGGATAAGTTCTACAAGCAGGTGAAAGAGAAGGGGATGACCATCCTCGAGGACATCTTGGGCAAGATGGCCGTCTCG ATAGTAAAAGCTCTGGAGCACCTGCACAGCAATCtgcaagtcatacacagag ACGTGAAGCCGTCCAACGTGCTGATCAACACGCAGGGCCAGGTGAAGATGTGCGACTTCGGGATCAGCGGATACCTGGTGGACTCGGTAGCCAAGACGATGGACGCCGGCTGCAAACCCTACATGGCG CCGGAGAGGATTAACCCGGAGACGAATCAGAAGGGCTACAACGTGAAGTCCGACATCTGGAGTTTAGGAATCACGATG ATTGAGCTGGCCATCCTGCGCTTCCCGTATGACTCATGGGGCACGCCCTTCCAGCAGCTGAAGCAGGTGGTGGAAGAACCATCGCCCCAGCTTCCTGCCGACCAATTCTCCCCCGAATTTGTGGACTTCACCTCCCAGTG CTTAAAGAAGAATTCCAAAGAGCGGCCAAACTACACAGAACTCATG CAACATCCCTTCTTCACTTCCCACGAGGCCAAAGAGACTGACGTGGCGAGTTTTGTTAAAGTCATCCTGGGGGACTGA
- the map2k6 gene encoding dual specificity mitogen-activated protein kinase kinase 6 isoform X3, producing the protein MSQPKGGEKKRKPVLKLSKEVFEQPPPAAIPPRDLDSKACVTIGDKNFVVKADDLEQISELGRGAYGVVDKMRHVPSGVIMAVKRIRATVNTQEQKRLLMDLDISMRTVDCFYTVTFYGALFREGDVWICMELMDTSLDKFYKQVKEKGMTILEDILGKMAVSIVKALEHLHSNLQVIHRDVKPSNVLINTQGQVKMCDFGISGYLVDSVAKTMDAGCKPYMAPERINPETNQKGYNVKSDIWSLGITMIELAILRFPYDSWGTPFQQLKQVVEEPSPQLPADQFSPEFVDFTSQCLKKNSKERPNYTELMQHPFFTSHEAKETDVASFVKVILGD; encoded by the exons gggaaaaaaaa AGGAAGCCGGTGCTCAAGCTCTCCAAGGAGGTGTTTGAGCAGCCTCCTCCTGCTGCAAT ACCCCCTAGAGACTTGGATTCGAAGGCTTGTGTGACCATCGGAGATAAG AATTTTGTGGTGAAGGCAGATGACCTGGAGCAGATCAGCGAGCTGGGCCGAGGGGCGTATGGCGTGGTCGACAAGATGAGACACGTGCCCAGTGGTGTGATCATGGCTGTCAAG CGGATCCGGGCCACAGTGAACACTCAGGAGCAGAAGAGGCTGCTTATGGACCTCGATATCTCAATGAGGACCGTGGACTGTTTCTACACAGTCACCTTCTACGGAGCACTGTTCAGAGAG GGCGATGTGTGGATCTGTATGGAGCTCATGGACACCTCTCTGGATAAGTTCTACAAGCAGGTGAAAGAGAAGGGGATGACCATCCTCGAGGACATCTTGGGCAAGATGGCCGTCTCG ATAGTAAAAGCTCTGGAGCACCTGCACAGCAATCtgcaagtcatacacagag ACGTGAAGCCGTCCAACGTGCTGATCAACACGCAGGGCCAGGTGAAGATGTGCGACTTCGGGATCAGCGGATACCTGGTGGACTCGGTAGCCAAGACGATGGACGCCGGCTGCAAACCCTACATGGCG CCGGAGAGGATTAACCCGGAGACGAATCAGAAGGGCTACAACGTGAAGTCCGACATCTGGAGTTTAGGAATCACGATG ATTGAGCTGGCCATCCTGCGCTTCCCGTATGACTCATGGGGCACGCCCTTCCAGCAGCTGAAGCAGGTGGTGGAAGAACCATCGCCCCAGCTTCCTGCCGACCAATTCTCCCCCGAATTTGTGGACTTCACCTCCCAGTG CTTAAAGAAGAATTCCAAAGAGCGGCCAAACTACACAGAACTCATG CAACATCCCTTCTTCACTTCCCACGAGGCCAAAGAGACTGACGTGGCGAGTTTTGTTAAAGTCATCCTGGGGGACTGA